One segment of Hippopotamus amphibius kiboko isolate mHipAmp2 chromosome 2, mHipAmp2.hap2, whole genome shotgun sequence DNA contains the following:
- the FBXW5 gene encoding F-box/WD repeat-containing protein 5, with translation MDEGGMPLLPDSLVYQIFLNLGPADVLAAGLVCRQWQAVARDEFLWREQFYRYYQVARDVPRHPAAVSWYEEFRRLYDTVPCVEVQTLKEHTDQVLHLSFSHSGYQFASCSKDCTVKIWNNDLTVSLLHSADMRPYNWSYTQFSQFNQDDSLLLASGVFLGPHNSSSGEIAVISLDTFALLSRVRNKPYDVFGCWLTDTSLISGNLHRIGDITSCSVLWLNNAFQDVESENVNVVKRLFKIQNLNASTVRTVMVADCSRFDSPDLLLDAGTPGADPSRVFDLGSDGEDEEAGPGPGRAKGLRRLLGGLLEGRAQPQLSARALETKAAQLLAQGRTRPPECSAAAAESKLLIVTTGCLTYSPHQIGVKQILPHQMTTAGPVLGEGRGSDAFFDALDHVIDVHGHIIGMGLSPDNRYLYVNSRAWPSGSVVADPMQPPPIAEEIDLLVFDLKTMREVKRALRAHRAYTPNDECFFIFLDVSRDFVASGAEDRHGYVWDRHYNICLAKLRHQDVVNSVVFSPQEQELLLTASDDATIKAWRSPRTVRVHQAPRPRPRPFSWFASQRR, from the exons ATGGACGAGGGGGGCATGCCCCTGCTCCCGGACAGCCTCGTTTACCAGATCTTCCTGAACTTGGGCCCGGCTGACGTGCTGGCCGCCGGGCTGGTGTGCCGCCAATGGCAGGCCGTGGCCCGGGATGAGTTCCTGTGGAGGGAGCAGTTCTACCGCTACTACCAGGTGGCCCGAGACGTGCCGCGACACCCAG CGGCTGTGTCTTGGTACGAGGAGTTTCGGCGGCTCTACGACACCGTGCCCTGCGTGGAGGTGCAGACTCTCAAGGAGCACACAGACCAGGTCCTGCACCTCAGCTTCTCTCACTCGGGCTACCAGTTTGCTTCCTGCTCCAAGGACTGCACCGTGAAG ATCTGGAACAACGACCTGACCGTCTCGCTGCTGCACAGCGCGGACATGCGGCCCTACAACTGGAGCTACACCCAGTTTTCCCAGTTCAACCAGGACGACTCGCTGCTGCTGGCGTCGGGGGTGTTCTTGGGGCCCCACAACTCCTCCTCCGGGGAGATCGCAGTCATCAGCCTAG ACACCTTCGCCCTGCTGTCCCGTGTGCGCAACAAGCCCTACGACGTGTTCGGCTGCTGGCTCACGGACACCAGCTTGATCTCGGGGAACCTGCACCGCATCGGGGACATCACGTCGTGCTCGGTGCTCTGGCTCAACAACGCCTTCCAG GACGTGGAGTCTGAGAACGTGAACGTGGTGAAGCGGCTCTTCAAGATCCAGAACCTCAACGCCAGCACCGTCCGCACCGTCATGGTGGCCGACTGCAGCCGCTTCGACAGCCCGGACCTCCTGCTGGACGCCGGCACCCCTGGCGCAGACCCCAGCCGCGTCTTCGACCTGGGCAGCGACGGCGAGGACGAGGAGGCCGGCCCGGGCCCGGGCCGCGCCAAGGGCTTGCGGCGCCTCCTGGGCGGCCTCCTGGAGGGCCGGGCCCAGCCCCAGCTGTCCGCGCGCGCGCTGGAGACCAAGGCGGCTCAGCTGCTGGCCCAGGGCCGCACCAGGCCGCCCGAGtgcagcgccgccgccgccgagagCAAGCTCCTCATCGTCACCACGGGCTGCCTCACCTACTCGCCGCACCAGATCG GCGTCAAGCAGATCTTGCCGCACCAGATGACCACGGCGGGGCCCGTGCTGGGCGAGGGCCGGGGCTCCGATGCCTTCTTTGACGCGCTCGACCACGTCATCGACGTGCACGGACACATCATCGGCATGGGCCTGTCCCCCGACAACAG GTATCTGTACGTGAACAGCCGCGCCTGGCCCAGCGGCTCGGTGGTGGCCGACCCCATGCAGCCGCCGCCGATCGCGGAGGAGATCGACCTGCTGGTGTTCGACCTCAAGACCATGCGGGAGGTGAAACGGGCCCTGCGCGCCCACCGCGCCTACACGCCCAACGACGAGTGCTTCTTCATCTTCCTGGACGTCAGCAGGGACTTCGTGGCCAG TGGCGCGGAGGACCGGCACGGCTACGTCTGGGACCGCCATTACAACATCTGCCTGGCCAAACTGCGGCACCAGGATGTGGTCAACTCCGTGGTCTTCAGCCCCCAGGAGCAGGAGCTCCTCCTGACGGCCAGCGACGACGCCACCATCAAAGCGTGGCGTTCGCCGCGCACCGTGCGTGTCCACCAGGCCCcacgcccgcgcccgcgccccttCTCCTGGTTTGCCAGCCAGAGGCGCTGA
- the C8G gene encoding complement component C8 gamma chain isoform X3 gives MAVEGRAQHPALAVTAPAPLAPRPGRCFFARLGVLGLSRSSAPGGREGRRPCAGARGRGCALGPASGPSQCPAGVVLRGDESGSHFKELLAVQGRWMCRGMRPSHGGNHVGLRARSQRSIRTLYTGSGDRALPGSAGSSPVTVAAVAMLTPRTALLLTLLLAVSSLGQRARRPPRPPSPISTIQPKASFSAQQFAGTWFLVAVASSCRSLQEQGHRAEATTLHVTPQGAAMAVSTFRKLDGICWQVRQLYRDTRLPGRFLLQARSLPVSDSFLSVFEQRVQGANLTEDHILFFPKYGFCEAADQFHILDGEGQHPAERGGGGAGAPRLPPG, from the exons ATGGCCGTCGAAGGCCGAGCCCAGCACCCCGCGTTGGCCGTTACTGCGCCTGCGCCTCTGGCCCCGCGGCCCGGGCGGTGCTTCTTTGCGCGCCTGGGCGTGCTCGGTCTCTCCCGGAGCAGCGCCCCTGGTGGCCGGGAGGGGCGGCGGCCGTGCGCCGGGGCTCGTGGGCGGGGCTGCGCGCTAGGGCCAGCCTCTGGCCCTTCCCAGTGTCCGGCCGGCGTTGTGCTCCGTGGGGATGAGAGCGGTTCGCACTTCAAGGAGCTCTTGGCGGTTCAAGGCCGATGGATGTGCAGAGGGATGCGCCCCAGCCACGGTGGAAACCACGTGGGGTTGCGGGCAAGAAGCCAGAGGTCAATTCGGACTTTGTACACAGGATCTGGCGACAGGGCCCTGCCGGGAAGTGCGGGGTCAAG TCCTGTCACTGTCGCGGCCGTCGCCATGCTGACCCCCAGGACTGCACTCCTCTTGACTCTGCTCCTGGCCGTCAGTTCCCTGGGTCAGAGGGCTCGGAGACCCCCTCGGCCCCCGTCCCCCATCAGCACCATCCAGCCCAAGGCCAGCTTCAGCGCTCAGCAG TTTGCAGGGACCTGGTTCCTCGTGGCCGTGGCCTCCTCGTGCCGCTCCCTGCAGGAGCAGGGCCACCGGGCTGAGGCCACCACACTGCATGTGACCCCTCAGGGCGCAGCCATGGCTGTCAGCACCTTCCGAAAGCT ggatgGGATCTGCTGGCAGGTGCGGCAGCTCTACAGAGACACGCGCCTCCCGGGCCGCTTCCTGCTGCAAG CCCGTTCCCTCCCTGTGAGCGATTCGTTCCTGAGTGTGTTTGAGCAGCGGGTCCAGGGTGCCAACCTGACGGAGGACCACATCCTGTTCTTCCCCAAGTACG gtttCTGCGAGGCCGCGGACCAGTTCCACATCCTGGACGGTGAGGGGCAGCACCCGGCGgagcggggcggtgggggggcgggcgCCCCTCGGCTCCCTCCTGGCTGA
- the C8G gene encoding complement component C8 gamma chain isoform X2 has protein sequence MCRGMRPSHGGNHVGLRARSQRSIRTLYTGSGDRALPGSAGSSPVTVAAVAMLTPRTALLLTLLLAVSSLGQRARRPPRPPSPISTIQPKASFSAQQFAGTWFLVAVASSCRSLQEQGHRAEATTLHVTPQGAAMAVSTFRKLDGICWQVRQLYRDTRLPGRFLLQARGARGAVDVVVGETDYQGFAILYLERARQLSVKLYARSLPVSDSFLSVFEQRVQGANLTEDHILFFPKYGFCEAADQFHILDEVKR, from the exons ATGTGCAGAGGGATGCGCCCCAGCCACGGTGGAAACCACGTGGGGTTGCGGGCAAGAAGCCAGAGGTCAATTCGGACTTTGTACACAGGATCTGGCGACAGGGCCCTGCCGGGAAGTGCGGGGTCAAG TCCTGTCACTGTCGCGGCCGTCGCCATGCTGACCCCCAGGACTGCACTCCTCTTGACTCTGCTCCTGGCCGTCAGTTCCCTGGGTCAGAGGGCTCGGAGACCCCCTCGGCCCCCGTCCCCCATCAGCACCATCCAGCCCAAGGCCAGCTTCAGCGCTCAGCAG TTTGCAGGGACCTGGTTCCTCGTGGCCGTGGCCTCCTCGTGCCGCTCCCTGCAGGAGCAGGGCCACCGGGCTGAGGCCACCACACTGCATGTGACCCCTCAGGGCGCAGCCATGGCTGTCAGCACCTTCCGAAAGCT ggatgGGATCTGCTGGCAGGTGCGGCAGCTCTACAGAGACACGCGCCTCCCGGGCCGCTTCCTGCTGCAAG CCCGAGGTGCCCGAGGGGCGGTGGACGTGGTCGTTGGGGAGACAGACTACCAGGGCTTTGCCATCCTGTACCTGGAGCGGGCGCGGCAGCTGTCGGTGAAGCTGTACG CCCGTTCCCTCCCTGTGAGCGATTCGTTCCTGAGTGTGTTTGAGCAGCGGGTCCAGGGTGCCAACCTGACGGAGGACCACATCCTGTTCTTCCCCAAGTACG gtttCTGCGAGGCCGCGGACCAGTTCCACATCCTGGACG AGGTGAAGAGGTGA
- the C8G gene encoding complement component C8 gamma chain isoform X1 — protein MCRGMRPSHGGNHVGLRARSQRSIRTLYTGSGDRALPGSAGSSPVTVAAVAMLTPRTALLLTLLLAVSSLGQRARRPPRPPSPISTIQPKASFSAQQFAGTWFLVAVASSCRSLQEQGHRAEATTLHVTPQGAAMAVSTFRKLDGICWQVRQLYRDTRLPGRFLLQARGARGAVDVVVGETDYQGFAILYLERARQLSVKLYARSLPVSDSFLSVFEQRVQGANLTEDHILFFPKYGFCEAADQFHILDGEGQHPAERGGGGAGAPRLPPG, from the exons ATGTGCAGAGGGATGCGCCCCAGCCACGGTGGAAACCACGTGGGGTTGCGGGCAAGAAGCCAGAGGTCAATTCGGACTTTGTACACAGGATCTGGCGACAGGGCCCTGCCGGGAAGTGCGGGGTCAAG TCCTGTCACTGTCGCGGCCGTCGCCATGCTGACCCCCAGGACTGCACTCCTCTTGACTCTGCTCCTGGCCGTCAGTTCCCTGGGTCAGAGGGCTCGGAGACCCCCTCGGCCCCCGTCCCCCATCAGCACCATCCAGCCCAAGGCCAGCTTCAGCGCTCAGCAG TTTGCAGGGACCTGGTTCCTCGTGGCCGTGGCCTCCTCGTGCCGCTCCCTGCAGGAGCAGGGCCACCGGGCTGAGGCCACCACACTGCATGTGACCCCTCAGGGCGCAGCCATGGCTGTCAGCACCTTCCGAAAGCT ggatgGGATCTGCTGGCAGGTGCGGCAGCTCTACAGAGACACGCGCCTCCCGGGCCGCTTCCTGCTGCAAG CCCGAGGTGCCCGAGGGGCGGTGGACGTGGTCGTTGGGGAGACAGACTACCAGGGCTTTGCCATCCTGTACCTGGAGCGGGCGCGGCAGCTGTCGGTGAAGCTGTACG CCCGTTCCCTCCCTGTGAGCGATTCGTTCCTGAGTGTGTTTGAGCAGCGGGTCCAGGGTGCCAACCTGACGGAGGACCACATCCTGTTCTTCCCCAAGTACG gtttCTGCGAGGCCGCGGACCAGTTCCACATCCTGGACGGTGAGGGGCAGCACCCGGCGgagcggggcggtgggggggcgggcgCCCCTCGGCTCCCTCCTGGCTGA